In one window of Bdellovibrio bacteriovorus W DNA:
- a CDS encoding Zn-dependent protease (COG0312 Predicted Zn-dependent proteases and their inactivated homologs) — protein MPNFIEQTKNNFNTVADHILKSLASNEAANINLQAEESLFVRFNDNHVRQNTFVEQRVLSLTLQKNGRTANLSFSLTGNNELDLKSATTWLESARLECDLLPEDPYQVAITNNGTSDSTLLGKLLDPSAIIEAITQAAEGTDFAGLYSGGPQISANKNSAGQSHWFAAENFFMDYSIYMGEKAVKGVYAGSEWNVDSFKAKLSESKNLLSLMARPKKVLEPGAYRTYLAPGAVAELASMFYWGSFSFNGYKQGTSSLQKLADKEKSLSPLFTLVENFKMGLTHRFNSLGELAPEYQELIKDGELKTYLISSRSAKEYGVQSNQASPGESPRSLEILPGSLKEKDVLKELDTGLYLSNLHYLNWSDRANARITGMTRYACFWVENGEIVAPIADMRFDESLFDCLGGNLLAVTDFQEINPAVSTYESRAFGGNKNPGMLIKDFKFTL, from the coding sequence GTGCCTAACTTTATCGAACAAACGAAAAATAACTTCAATACAGTCGCTGACCACATTCTTAAAAGCTTAGCTTCTAACGAAGCGGCCAACATTAATCTTCAGGCGGAAGAGTCTCTCTTTGTACGCTTTAACGACAATCACGTCAGACAGAATACCTTTGTTGAACAACGTGTATTAAGTCTGACTTTGCAAAAGAATGGGCGCACTGCCAACCTTTCGTTCTCGCTGACTGGCAATAACGAATTAGATTTAAAAAGTGCAACGACTTGGCTTGAAAGTGCTCGCCTTGAATGTGACCTCTTACCGGAAGATCCTTATCAAGTCGCTATCACTAACAATGGCACCAGCGATTCAACTTTGTTAGGGAAGCTTTTAGATCCATCAGCAATCATCGAAGCCATCACTCAAGCCGCAGAAGGAACAGACTTTGCCGGCCTCTACTCGGGTGGGCCACAAATTTCTGCTAATAAAAACTCTGCGGGCCAAAGCCATTGGTTTGCGGCTGAAAACTTCTTTATGGATTATTCGATCTATATGGGAGAGAAAGCAGTTAAAGGAGTCTATGCCGGTTCTGAATGGAACGTTGACTCTTTCAAAGCTAAACTTTCTGAAAGCAAAAATCTTCTAAGCCTTATGGCAAGACCTAAAAAAGTTTTAGAGCCTGGTGCCTATAGAACTTACTTAGCTCCGGGAGCTGTAGCGGAATTGGCTTCGATGTTTTATTGGGGTTCATTTAGCTTCAATGGCTATAAACAAGGTACTAGCTCTTTGCAAAAACTAGCAGACAAAGAGAAGTCTCTTTCTCCGTTATTCACTCTTGTTGAAAATTTCAAAATGGGACTTACTCATCGCTTCAACTCCCTGGGTGAACTTGCACCTGAATACCAAGAGTTGATTAAAGATGGCGAATTAAAGACTTATCTTATTAGCTCTCGCTCAGCCAAAGAGTATGGAGTGCAAAGCAATCAGGCAAGTCCTGGCGAATCGCCTCGCTCTTTAGAAATCTTACCAGGATCTTTAAAAGAAAAAGACGTTCTTAAGGAATTAGACACGGGCCTTTATCTTTCAAACTTACATTACCTAAACTGGTCAGATAGAGCGAATGCTCGAATCACGGGAATGACTCGCTATGCTTGTTTCTGGGTAGAAAATGGCGAGATTGTTGCTCCGATTGCAGATATGCGCTTTGACGAGAGCCTGTTTGATTGCCTTGGTGGAAACCTGCTGGCGGTGACTGATTTCCAAGAAATCAATCCTGCTGTTTCGACCTATGAAAGCCGCGCTTTCGGTGGAAATAAAAACCCAGGTATGTTAATCAAAGATTTCAAATTCACTTTATAG
- a CDS encoding Zn-dependent protease (COG0312 Predicted Zn-dependent proteases and their inactivated homologs), whose product MLDLNRTMKNLKSEVDWLNLRFVTEKTTYRSVRDDKPDTNNINFDQGIMIEVIVNGHFGFSGTSDLSDSGIKRALQKAVAVAKAGSKHKVHDFSLAQRPASQGSYRSPVVKPLDSFSAKEIMDIFTAATSAMKLSDHIVSRSATAMIVETQVHSMSSSGADIAQNFSIVSTDYSATALKNGETQTRTDSGGLARCLQIGAEVFNRESILARCTRVAEEALELLDAENCPNTSMDLILAPDQMTLQVHESIGHPLEYDRILGDERNYAGWSFVKPEDFGSLQYGSKLMNVTFDPSISDAMASYAFDDSGLKAEKEYLIKDGKLLRGLGGLESQSRLGLPGVANSRSSSWNRAPIDRMANINLEPGTSSLEEMIAQTERGVFMMANKSWSIDDYRNKFQFGCEYAKLIENGKLTKTLKNPNYRGITVPFWSSLKAVSAARETYGSPYCGKGEPNQIIRVGHTNPFCLFENVEVFGA is encoded by the coding sequence ATGCTGGATTTAAATCGCACGATGAAAAATCTTAAGTCTGAGGTTGATTGGCTCAATCTCCGCTTCGTTACAGAAAAGACCACTTATCGTTCCGTTCGTGATGACAAGCCTGACACCAATAACATTAATTTTGACCAAGGAATCATGATCGAAGTTATCGTCAATGGTCATTTCGGTTTTTCTGGCACCAGCGACCTCTCTGATTCTGGAATCAAAAGAGCTTTACAAAAAGCGGTGGCCGTTGCCAAAGCAGGCTCTAAACACAAAGTTCATGACTTCTCTTTAGCGCAAAGACCTGCATCTCAAGGGTCTTACCGCTCACCCGTGGTAAAACCGCTGGATAGTTTCTCTGCCAAAGAAATTATGGACATTTTCACAGCAGCAACGTCTGCAATGAAACTCAGTGATCATATCGTCAGCCGCTCTGCCACAGCTATGATCGTTGAAACTCAAGTCCACTCCATGAGTTCATCAGGAGCCGATATTGCGCAGAACTTCTCTATCGTGAGCACGGACTATTCAGCCACTGCTCTTAAAAATGGAGAGACTCAAACTCGCACAGATAGTGGTGGACTTGCTCGCTGCTTACAAATCGGAGCCGAAGTTTTTAACCGTGAATCTATTTTAGCAAGATGTACACGCGTGGCCGAAGAAGCCCTTGAGCTCCTTGATGCAGAAAACTGCCCGAATACATCTATGGATTTAATCCTGGCTCCAGATCAAATGACCCTCCAGGTGCACGAGTCCATCGGTCACCCACTCGAGTACGATCGCATTCTTGGCGACGAAAGAAATTACGCCGGCTGGAGCTTTGTTAAGCCTGAAGACTTTGGTTCTCTTCAGTACGGCTCTAAGCTGATGAACGTGACATTCGATCCTTCCATCAGCGATGCGATGGCCTCTTATGCCTTTGATGACTCTGGCCTTAAAGCTGAAAAAGAATATCTTATTAAGGACGGAAAACTTTTGCGCGGCTTAGGCGGCTTAGAGTCTCAGTCCCGCCTTGGTCTTCCAGGGGTTGCGAACTCAAGATCTTCTTCTTGGAATCGTGCACCGATTGATCGTATGGCCAATATCAACCTAGAGCCTGGCACTTCTTCTTTAGAAGAAATGATTGCGCAAACAGAGCGCGGAGTCTTTATGATGGCCAATAAATCTTGGTCGATTGATGACTACCGCAATAAATTCCAATTTGGCTGTGAGTACGCAAAACTCATTGAAAATGGAAAACTGACTAAAACACTAAAAAATCCGAACTACCGCGGAATCACTGTGCCGTTCTGGTCAAGCCTCAAAGCTGTCAGCGCTGCTCGCGAAACCTATGGTTCTCCATACTGTGGTAAGGGTGAACCAAACCAAATTATTCGCGTCGGCCATACAAATCCATTCTGCCTATTTGAAAACGTGGAGGTCTTCGGTGCCTAA
- a CDS encoding lysyl-tRNA synthetase (COG1190 Lysyl-tRNA synthetase (class II)), which translates to MDRAEFLRTKWLAYPEIPSNSQVYGRIYRLDLQRSPALVEIHQGSEIHKLEFTEIPEILSVLTEGDLVASDAKKELVLLAPALRSLPQNKVDLEILKQWNLFEKALLNFFWERDFLQLRTPSLVTCPGTEPSLDVFSTKLKVGSLTKTLFLPTSPEIHLKKALALGADKIFEVARVYRNGEITERHQPEFLMLEWYRSFSNLRNIQNDVVELVYFLADQLSLPRPESVQTFSVAELFKIHCNFDLKPDTQIPELKELAEQIGVDVRSAETIDDYFFLIFMEKIESQLPHNNLVFVTEYPPYQAALARLTPSGWGDRFEVYWKGLELGNAFHELNDPKIQRLRSAEDLAKKAQMNKEMIDLDEEFFQCLEAGMPPSGGIAMGVERLFMALFDIEDISKVQTFSHSRY; encoded by the coding sequence TTGGATAGAGCAGAATTTCTTAGAACAAAATGGCTAGCATATCCTGAAATTCCTTCGAATTCTCAGGTCTACGGGCGGATTTACCGCCTCGATCTTCAGCGTTCTCCGGCCTTGGTGGAAATTCATCAGGGCTCCGAAATACACAAACTTGAATTCACAGAGATTCCAGAAATCCTTTCAGTTTTAACTGAAGGAGATCTTGTGGCGTCAGATGCTAAAAAAGAGCTCGTATTATTGGCTCCGGCACTTCGTTCTTTGCCACAGAACAAAGTAGATCTTGAAATTTTAAAGCAGTGGAATCTTTTTGAAAAAGCCTTGCTGAACTTTTTCTGGGAAAGAGATTTTCTCCAATTACGAACTCCATCGCTGGTCACTTGCCCGGGGACAGAGCCTAGTTTGGATGTTTTTTCTACGAAACTTAAAGTGGGTTCACTCACTAAAACACTTTTCTTACCCACGAGCCCTGAAATCCACCTCAAAAAAGCTTTGGCTCTAGGGGCTGATAAGATTTTTGAAGTAGCAAGAGTTTATAGAAATGGAGAAATCACAGAGCGCCATCAGCCCGAGTTTTTGATGCTTGAGTGGTACAGATCTTTTTCTAATTTACGCAACATTCAGAATGACGTGGTTGAGTTGGTGTACTTTTTGGCGGACCAACTGAGTTTGCCGAGGCCAGAAAGTGTTCAAACCTTTAGCGTGGCTGAGCTTTTTAAAATCCACTGCAACTTTGATCTTAAGCCCGATACGCAGATACCCGAGTTGAAAGAATTAGCAGAGCAAATCGGTGTGGATGTTCGCAGTGCTGAGACCATCGACGACTATTTCTTTTTGATCTTCATGGAAAAAATTGAGTCGCAATTGCCACACAATAACCTAGTTTTTGTGACGGAATACCCACCTTATCAGGCGGCTTTAGCTCGCTTAACTCCATCTGGTTGGGGAGATCGATTTGAAGTTTATTGGAAAGGCCTCGAGTTAGGAAATGCCTTTCATGAGTTAAATGATCCGAAAATTCAGCGTCTGCGCTCTGCAGAGGACTTAGCGAAAAAAGCTCAAATGAACAAAGAGATGATCGATCTTGATGAAGAGTTTTTCCAGTGCCTAGAAGCAGGAATGCCACCTTCCGGTGGCATCGCTATGGGTGTTGAGAGATTGTTCATGGCCTTATTTGATATCGAGGATATAAGTAAGGTTCAGACCTTTTCCCACTCTCGTTATTGA
- a CDS encoding DNA-binding protein HU (COG0776 Bacterial nucleoid DNA-binding protein), translating to MTKADLINLISEKAGITRVKAETVVNTIFDSMVEALMRDDRIEIRGFGSFVNRQYGAYKGRNPRTGEIINVEEKKLPFFKVGKELKEDINKGAEEDSQ from the coding sequence ATGACTAAAGCGGACTTAATAAATCTCATTTCTGAAAAAGCCGGGATCACTCGCGTAAAAGCTGAAACCGTAGTGAACACGATTTTTGATTCTATGGTGGAAGCTCTCATGCGTGATGATCGTATTGAGATCCGTGGTTTTGGTTCATTCGTAAACCGTCAATATGGCGCTTACAAAGGACGTAACCCTCGCACTGGCGAAATCATCAATGTGGAAGAAAAGAAACTTCCATTCTTCAAAGTTGGAAAAGAACTCAAAGAAGACATCAATAAAGGGGCTGAAGAAGACTCTCAATAA
- a CDS encoding putative glycosyltransferase (COG0438 Glycosyltransferase), giving the protein MFKRKKSLPESLNICLTSQRFPILSRATDHGFLWPIAKGLAKEGHKVTVLAANSPLKKSEVIRDGVRVLFLQEGAKNTSPASFQMAVRQKFLQLHKEEPFHLIHSIDRSAYRISSRKAELEVAVAYDVEATQMSQLFAILGMRQDTLGSMLTTAVATAYKFLTTFYGGDSRLLATADGVFVTNPQQRIILERYYLYPDFHTYTVPYGIELGDLTPKEKSLELRRKLHIPENAHVAVTISDMTETQELIPLLNAFEKVAIKKPNSYLLLVGNGPQFREIEFQVLNRALGNRVLMVGAVPATEIEDYIVLGDVFVNMGSRTTGFEPSTLEAMAQKKIVMGSEVSPIANIIEDGRDGFLLRPADVDSMSNLLVEIFSGTMPAEEIGERARQKVVDLFDTGKMVQSTVEAYKKILLNTGLYKKH; this is encoded by the coding sequence ATGTTTAAGCGCAAGAAATCCCTGCCGGAATCACTTAATATCTGCCTCACATCGCAGAGATTTCCTATTCTCAGTCGAGCCACTGATCATGGGTTTTTGTGGCCCATTGCGAAGGGACTTGCTAAAGAGGGCCACAAGGTCACAGTTTTAGCAGCCAACTCTCCGCTTAAAAAATCAGAAGTTATTCGTGACGGTGTTCGCGTGCTTTTCTTGCAAGAAGGAGCCAAAAATACTTCTCCTGCAAGTTTTCAAATGGCTGTTAGACAGAAGTTTCTGCAACTCCATAAAGAAGAACCATTTCATCTTATCCACAGTATCGACAGATCCGCATACAGAATTAGCAGTCGGAAAGCTGAGCTTGAAGTGGCCGTTGCCTATGACGTCGAAGCCACGCAAATGTCGCAACTTTTTGCAATTTTGGGAATGAGGCAAGACACTCTGGGCAGTATGCTAACTACGGCTGTCGCTACGGCTTATAAGTTTTTAACAACTTTCTATGGAGGCGATAGCCGATTGCTCGCCACTGCTGATGGAGTTTTTGTTACCAATCCTCAGCAAAGAATCATTCTTGAACGATATTATTTGTACCCCGATTTTCACACTTATACGGTTCCCTACGGAATCGAACTGGGTGATTTAACTCCGAAAGAGAAGTCTCTCGAACTGCGCAGAAAACTCCATATCCCTGAAAATGCCCATGTGGCCGTCACTATTTCAGATATGACAGAGACGCAGGAGCTTATTCCTCTTTTAAATGCCTTTGAAAAAGTCGCCATTAAAAAGCCAAACAGTTATCTCCTTTTAGTCGGAAATGGCCCTCAGTTTCGAGAGATTGAATTTCAGGTTTTAAATCGTGCTCTGGGTAACCGAGTGCTGATGGTCGGCGCCGTTCCTGCCACTGAAATCGAAGATTATATTGTTCTTGGTGATGTTTTCGTGAATATGGGTTCCCGTACAACGGGATTTGAACCTTCGACTTTAGAGGCGATGGCGCAAAAAAAGATCGTGATGGGCTCTGAAGTCTCTCCGATTGCTAATATTATAGAAGATGGCAGGGATGGTTTTTTACTACGCCCAGCCGATGTGGACTCGATGAGCAATCTTTTGGTGGAAATCTTCTCAGGTACCATGCCAGCTGAAGAAATAGGCGAAAGAGCTCGTCAAAAGGTCGTAGATCTCTTTGATACCGGAAAAATGGTGCAATCTACCGTCGAAGCCTATAAGAAAATACTACTCAACACCGGATTGTATAAGAAGCATTGA
- a CDS encoding pyrophosphohydrolase (COG0494 NTP pyrophosphohydrolases including oxidative damage repair enzymes) encodes MADSSEVEVKPKKSKIRKGHWIPVVAGFLRKDGKILVGQRPENNSLPGQWEFPGGKIENGESPEEALARELQEELGIEAEVGELKLACSHSYGDVGILILFYEILYWKGEPRAKHHMMLEWIHPEELKHRNIPEANRKLLPKIYKALGVEWRK; translated from the coding sequence ATGGCGGACAGTAGTGAAGTTGAAGTAAAGCCAAAAAAATCAAAGATTCGTAAAGGACACTGGATTCCAGTTGTTGCTGGTTTTTTGCGCAAAGACGGTAAAATTCTTGTCGGTCAACGCCCTGAAAACAACTCTCTTCCGGGTCAATGGGAATTCCCAGGTGGAAAAATTGAAAACGGAGAATCGCCCGAAGAAGCTCTAGCACGCGAACTTCAAGAAGAACTCGGTATTGAAGCTGAGGTGGGCGAACTCAAACTTGCTTGTTCACACTCCTACGGAGATGTTGGGATTCTTATTCTCTTTTATGAAATACTCTACTGGAAGGGCGAGCCTCGTGCGAAACACCACATGATGCTTGAATGGATTCATCCAGAAGAGCTCAAGCATCGCAATATTCCTGAGGCCAATCGCAAACTCTTACCAAAGATCTATAAAGCTCTTGGAGTCGAATGGCGAAAATAA
- a CDS encoding dihydroorotate dehydrogenase 2 (COG0167 Dihydroorotate dehydrogenase): MYVLKALKKPWLLLPPKLAHDLSSWGLPLVTLFHRGGTPQWQPLSWKGLHFQNPLGIAGGVDKNAEHLNSWWHLGCGFIEVGTVTPLPQDPNPGKIVDRDLNLEAMWNKMGFPSAGADEVFYNLRLHSEDLKTPIFVNIGKNRQTANENASDDYLFLIEKFKAHADAFVVNISSPNTQGLRNLQGKEQLTQLLLPLLKKAQEIQKPLLVKLSPDMPEEQFVESVQTCQLLGVDGLVLTNTSLSRPTDCHFPNEGGLSGKPLKDLSKKALQLAVKSLGDKRKDMLIVSVGGIMTPEDVFERLQMGADLVQIYSALIFYGPQFFHDVARRYDGGQ; the protein is encoded by the coding sequence ATGTACGTTCTGAAAGCACTCAAAAAACCATGGCTTCTACTACCACCCAAACTTGCCCATGACCTTTCTAGCTGGGGACTCCCTCTTGTCACCTTGTTTCATCGCGGAGGCACTCCTCAATGGCAGCCTCTTTCTTGGAAAGGTCTGCACTTTCAAAACCCCCTTGGTATCGCCGGGGGCGTTGATAAAAACGCCGAGCACTTAAACTCTTGGTGGCATCTTGGTTGTGGGTTTATTGAAGTGGGCACTGTCACTCCCCTGCCTCAAGACCCCAATCCTGGAAAAATTGTTGATCGCGATCTAAATCTTGAAGCCATGTGGAATAAAATGGGCTTTCCCAGTGCTGGTGCGGATGAAGTTTTCTACAATCTGCGTTTACACTCTGAAGATCTAAAAACTCCGATCTTTGTCAATATTGGTAAAAATCGCCAGACAGCAAACGAAAATGCCTCCGATGACTATTTGTTTTTGATTGAAAAATTTAAAGCCCATGCAGACGCCTTCGTCGTTAATATCTCAAGCCCCAACACTCAGGGACTGCGCAACCTTCAAGGCAAAGAACAACTGACGCAATTACTTTTACCTTTGCTTAAGAAAGCCCAAGAAATTCAAAAGCCTCTTTTAGTAAAGCTATCTCCTGACATGCCAGAAGAGCAGTTTGTCGAGAGCGTGCAAACATGCCAACTCTTAGGGGTCGATGGTTTAGTGCTAACAAATACATCGCTGTCTCGCCCAACGGATTGCCATTTTCCCAACGAGGGCGGATTGTCGGGGAAGCCCCTTAAAGATCTCTCTAAAAAAGCCCTTCAACTTGCGGTCAAAAGCCTAGGGGATAAACGCAAAGATATGCTTATTGTAAGCGTGGGTGGCATAATGACACCTGAAGATGTCTTTGAAAGATTGCAAATGGGGGCGGATCTTGTTCAAATTTATTCAGCCCTAATTTTTTATGGACCGCAGTTTTTCCATGACGTTGCTAGAAGGTATGATGGCGGACAGTAG
- a CDS encoding glutamate dehydrogenase (COG0334 Glutamate dehydrogenase/leucine dehydrogenase), with translation MANGHDLYEGPLFNNALKALEHAGKIINCNPNVMEKLRRPRRSITVSIPVRMDDFSVKVFTGYRVQYCATLGPYKGGIRFHPDVGLAEVAGLAALMTFKNSLLGLPLGGAKGGVTVDPSKLSATEKQILTRRYTSEIGPFMGPQKDIPAPDVGTDAQTMAWMMDTYSQENGGFTQTGVVTGKPVEIGGSVGRNHATGLGVIYVTEHAFHKKGLDFQGARIAIQGFGNVGASAAHFAHLRGAKVIAISDVSGAYFNGDGIDIPSAIRHIKTYKYLEGFQGAELISHPELFELPCEALIPCALENQITEHNAHSIQAKMIVEGANGPLSHEATKILSEKGVFIVPDLIANGGGVIVSYFEWVQDTMSYFWEEPEVHERLKSIILKAFETSYAFSIDKKTDMRDAAMAVAIQRLEKAMLLRGMCP, from the coding sequence ATGGCAAATGGCCACGATCTTTATGAAGGTCCTCTTTTTAACAATGCTTTAAAAGCTCTTGAGCATGCTGGCAAAATAATTAACTGCAACCCCAACGTCATGGAAAAACTGAGACGCCCACGCCGATCCATCACAGTCTCTATCCCTGTGCGAATGGATGATTTCAGCGTGAAGGTTTTTACGGGTTATCGAGTGCAATATTGTGCAACTCTCGGTCCCTATAAGGGAGGCATTCGCTTTCACCCCGATGTCGGTTTAGCAGAGGTGGCTGGCCTTGCGGCTTTGATGACTTTTAAGAACTCTCTTTTGGGACTGCCTCTTGGCGGAGCCAAGGGTGGAGTGACCGTGGACCCGAGTAAACTCTCGGCCACCGAAAAACAAATTCTTACCCGACGCTATACCTCAGAAATAGGTCCCTTCATGGGTCCACAAAAAGATATCCCAGCACCTGACGTGGGTACTGACGCACAAACTATGGCGTGGATGATGGATACGTACTCCCAAGAAAATGGCGGGTTTACACAAACAGGCGTGGTCACCGGAAAACCAGTAGAAATTGGTGGTTCTGTGGGTCGCAATCACGCCACGGGCCTTGGAGTTATTTACGTCACCGAACACGCCTTTCATAAAAAAGGTTTAGACTTTCAAGGAGCCCGCATTGCCATTCAAGGCTTTGGCAATGTTGGTGCTTCAGCCGCACACTTTGCTCACCTTCGCGGCGCCAAAGTCATCGCCATCTCAGATGTTTCGGGCGCTTATTTTAATGGCGATGGCATCGACATCCCCTCAGCTATTCGCCATATTAAAACTTATAAATATCTTGAGGGATTCCAAGGAGCAGAACTCATTTCTCATCCCGAACTCTTTGAGCTCCCTTGCGAGGCTCTCATCCCCTGCGCACTTGAAAATCAAATCACAGAACACAATGCTCATAGTATTCAGGCCAAAATGATTGTCGAAGGAGCCAATGGCCCCTTAAGCCACGAAGCTACCAAAATTTTGTCTGAAAAAGGTGTTTTCATCGTTCCCGATCTTATCGCTAATGGTGGAGGCGTTATCGTTTCGTACTTTGAATGGGTTCAAGACACGATGTCCTACTTTTGGGAAGAGCCCGAAGTTCATGAAAGATTGAAATCTATTATTCTCAAAGCCTTCGAAACCAGTTATGCTTTTAGCATCGACAAAAAGACCGACATGAGGGACGCCGCCATGGCCGTTGCCATCCAACGCTTGGAAAAAGCAATGTTGCTAAGGGGAATGTGCCCATGA